The Azotosporobacter soli DNA segment GCCCTGCGACACGGTAAGCAGCGCCATTAACTGCGCCTGCATATCGGTCGGAAAGCCGGGGTACGGCAACGTTTTAATGTCGAACGCTTTCAAACTTTTCCGCCCGGGACTTTGCACGCGTATGCCGCTGATTTCTTCCTGAACCTCCACGCCTGCTTCTTTCAGTTTAGCAATGACCGGCTTCAAATGCTCCGGCAAGGCATTTTCCAACCAGACATCGCCGCCGGTCATCGCGGCCGCGACCATGTACGTCCCAGCTTCGATGCGATCCGGAATCACCGTGTATTCCGCGCCCTTCAGTTCCTCGACGCCTTCGATCCGGATAACGTTCGTACCGGCGCCGCGAATGTTCGCGCCCATCACGTTGAGATAATTGGCCAAATCAATGATCTCCGGTTCATGCGCCGGATTTTCAAGAATCGTCTTACCCTTCGCCAAAGCCGCCGCCATCATGATGTTTTCCGTTGCGCCAACGCTCGGAAAATCGAGATAGATTCGTGAGCCTACCAAACCGTTCGGTGCACTGGCATCGATATAGCCGTGTCCGATATCGATCGTCGCTCCCAACGCTTCAAAGCCTTTCAGGTGAAGATCAATCGGTCGGCTGCCGATTGCACAGCCGCCCGGCAATGAAATACGCGCCTTGCCGTAGCGAGCCAAGAGCGGCCCCATGATCAGGAAAGAAGCGCGCATCTTGCGCACCA contains these protein-coding regions:
- the murA gene encoding UDP-N-acetylglucosamine 1-carboxyvinyltransferase produces the protein MEKLIVRGGNPLKGSIKISGAKNAVLPVIAAALLGTTPSTLEEIPDLEDVRTFSEVLKMLGVPVKYNKAAQTLYVDSSNITTCEAPYELVRKMRASFLIMGPLLARYGKARISLPGGCAIGSRPIDLHLKGFEALGATIDIGHGYIDASAPNGLVGSRIYLDFPSVGATENIMMAAALAKGKTILENPAHEPEIIDLANYLNVMGANIRGAGTNVIRIEGVEELKGAEYTVIPDRIEAGTYMVAAAMTGGDVWLENALPEHLKPVIAKLKEAGVEVQEEISGIRVQSPGRKSLKAFDIKTLPYPGFPTDMQAQLMALLTVSQGTSVVTETVFENRFMHVDEFKRMGANIKIDGRSAVVEGATELTGCEVKATDLRAGAALVLAGLVADGETEISYIHHIDRGYDGLVDKLRGVGADIRRVGSK